Proteins encoded in a region of the Corynebacterium breve genome:
- a CDS encoding alpha-(1->3)-arabinofuranosyltransferase domain-containing protein: MALSTARVPSATQGFRGHLAGWLCFAILAFLQQPGRTAADTKLDLALDPLGFLTQATSAYTDNFTLGQIQNQAYGYLFPQGLFFVLTDPLPDWVAQRIWWTVVMGVAFSGTLMLARRMSLPGMIPAILYALSPRILTTLTAISSEAWPVALVPWTLIPLVSQRLTWRHALAAVAPVALMGAVNATATLMACIPAGVLLLYRRAWPALAQWLAGCAVVSAWWIGPLLVLGRYSPPFTDFIESSHTTTYWFNLAEIFRGTTSWTPFVETERVAGNLLVAEPLFILATMAVAAFGFVGLASQSMPWRGYLIALLCLGVLVMGLSHGPLSAPVLSLFDDQLAPFRNLHKLDPVVRLPLVLGVGHLVSRIRSRPPALVALGLVVLAATAPAWSLRLAPQGTWEEIPAYWYEATEFVDKHAPGTRTLVLPETSFARQTWGWTRDEPIQALSETPFAVRDAVPLIDPEAIRGLDGVLAALHEDAEDGAEALRSIGVGAVIVRHDLEKIDFEGELPGEKHTFGKVDVYLLDPKADMMVTSGKPVTVAGGGEALALLDSIYGYSPRQLVSQDAQIVTDTPALAVRNYGTLDSASSAHLRDMSEGADIHNKVPDYPSTGPRTSVVETGGSASASSSASDASSFGGADPARSLTAAFDGNTRTAWWPQPGDTGWIESTVEGEEFTLTVTNTTKVRVISGDFDREVSLSSYSPRTVRVPGDTVRIEFTEPVGVAELDSGVKRIVTVPDTSPDAEVFLFQRLLPETEWLQRAFTTHDDATWELSAPATIDGEDYEAGPVELPAGEHVIDTKVEMITLEKSIPSAGWEPFTGRVESSTSEQTLLTGRGYIEGMRASIGDVELQLTRIDAGHAAFVIPPNVSGPVEFSFAGNAAYRASLIGGGIAGILGLLVALFAWRTRRDQQYRPVPASPWVIPLITVVLIGGIPGVIGAVIAWGIRRYTLIPPWALAGGMLTFMGLWLARAPWPTADYAGNSVAMVVAGCAALVCLAPPTRWIQRAPGRSTSS; encoded by the coding sequence GTGGCCCTGAGTACGGCTCGCGTTCCTAGCGCCACGCAAGGTTTTCGGGGCCACCTTGCCGGCTGGCTCTGTTTCGCAATCCTTGCTTTTCTTCAGCAGCCCGGCCGCACCGCCGCCGACACCAAGCTCGACTTAGCTCTTGACCCACTGGGCTTTCTCACCCAGGCGACGAGTGCCTACACCGACAACTTCACACTCGGTCAAATTCAGAACCAGGCCTACGGGTATCTTTTCCCACAGGGCCTGTTCTTTGTGCTTACCGATCCCTTGCCCGACTGGGTTGCCCAACGCATCTGGTGGACCGTCGTGATGGGCGTGGCCTTTTCCGGTACTTTGATGCTCGCTCGGCGCATGTCTCTCCCAGGCATGATCCCGGCCATCCTGTACGCGCTGAGCCCGCGTATCCTGACCACACTCACTGCGATTTCCTCGGAGGCCTGGCCCGTTGCATTGGTTCCGTGGACTTTAATTCCGTTAGTCTCGCAGCGTCTCACTTGGCGCCACGCACTCGCGGCGGTGGCACCGGTGGCGTTGATGGGTGCGGTTAACGCCACCGCCACCCTGATGGCCTGCATCCCCGCTGGGGTCCTCCTTCTCTACCGTCGGGCCTGGCCCGCCCTAGCCCAGTGGCTGGCGGGCTGTGCGGTCGTCTCCGCCTGGTGGATTGGCCCGCTGCTTGTCCTGGGGCGCTACTCCCCACCGTTCACCGACTTCATCGAGTCTTCCCACACCACCACCTACTGGTTCAACCTTGCCGAGATTTTCCGTGGCACCACCAGCTGGACACCGTTTGTTGAGACTGAGCGCGTCGCCGGCAACCTCCTCGTCGCCGAGCCTTTGTTTATCCTCGCAACGATGGCCGTCGCAGCCTTCGGATTCGTCGGGCTCGCGTCCCAGTCCATGCCGTGGCGCGGCTATCTCATCGCCCTTTTGTGTCTCGGGGTTCTTGTGATGGGGTTAAGCCACGGTCCGCTTTCAGCACCTGTGCTGTCGCTTTTCGACGACCAACTGGCCCCATTCCGCAATCTGCACAAGCTAGACCCCGTAGTGCGTCTCCCTTTGGTGCTTGGCGTGGGGCACTTGGTCTCCCGGATTCGTTCTCGCCCTCCCGCACTCGTCGCCCTTGGCCTCGTGGTGCTCGCCGCCACGGCTCCGGCGTGGAGTCTGCGTCTGGCGCCTCAGGGCACCTGGGAGGAGATCCCGGCTTACTGGTATGAGGCGACGGAGTTCGTCGATAAGCATGCGCCTGGTACACGGACCTTGGTGTTGCCCGAAACGTCGTTTGCGCGACAAACGTGGGGCTGGACTCGCGACGAACCCATTCAAGCGCTTTCCGAAACTCCATTCGCGGTGCGCGACGCCGTGCCACTCATCGACCCAGAGGCAATCCGTGGTCTGGACGGCGTGCTGGCTGCACTTCACGAGGATGCTGAGGACGGCGCTGAGGCGCTGCGCTCCATTGGCGTGGGCGCGGTCATCGTGCGCCATGATCTAGAAAAGATTGATTTCGAAGGCGAGCTTCCCGGCGAAAAGCACACCTTTGGCAAGGTAGACGTGTATTTGCTAGATCCCAAGGCGGACATGATGGTCACCTCCGGCAAGCCCGTCACCGTCGCAGGTGGCGGAGAAGCGTTGGCGCTGTTGGACAGTATTTATGGATATTCTCCGCGTCAGCTGGTCTCGCAAGACGCGCAGATTGTCACCGACACTCCGGCATTGGCCGTGCGCAACTACGGCACCCTGGATTCTGCATCGTCAGCGCATTTACGGGACATGTCGGAGGGGGCGGACATTCACAATAAGGTGCCGGACTACCCGTCGACAGGCCCGCGCACTTCGGTGGTGGAAACAGGAGGTAGTGCGAGCGCGTCAAGCTCGGCCTCTGACGCTTCGAGTTTTGGAGGCGCCGACCCCGCGCGCTCGCTCACGGCAGCATTCGACGGAAACACGCGCACGGCCTGGTGGCCTCAGCCAGGCGATACCGGCTGGATCGAGTCCACCGTGGAAGGCGAAGAATTCACTCTCACCGTGACCAACACGACGAAGGTGCGCGTGATCAGCGGTGATTTCGACCGCGAGGTCTCGCTATCAAGCTACTCGCCACGCACAGTCCGCGTGCCCGGCGACACCGTGCGTATCGAGTTCACCGAGCCCGTCGGTGTGGCAGAGCTTGACAGTGGAGTCAAACGCATCGTCACCGTGCCGGACACCTCCCCTGACGCCGAAGTTTTCCTTTTCCAGCGCCTGCTACCGGAAACCGAGTGGCTCCAGCGCGCATTCACCACCCACGATGACGCGACGTGGGAGCTGTCCGCCCCAGCAACCATTGATGGCGAAGACTACGAGGCGGGCCCTGTCGAACTGCCCGCCGGTGAGCACGTGATCGACACCAAGGTCGAAATGATCACGCTGGAAAAGAGCATCCCTTCTGCTGGTTGGGAGCCGTTTACGGGGCGGGTGGAGTCGTCGACAAGCGAGCAAACCTTGCTCACCGGGCGTGGCTATATCGAGGGGATGCGCGCCTCAATCGGCGACGTAGAGCTCCAGCTCACCCGCATCGATGCAGGGCACGCTGCTTTCGTAATTCCGCCCAACGTCAGCGGGCCGGTGGAGTTTAGCTTTGCGGGAAATGCGGCTTACCGTGCGAGCCTGATCGGTGGCGGGATAGCCGGAATCCTCGGGCTGCTCGTGGCACTTTTCGCCTGGCGGACCCGGCGCGATCAGCAATACCGTCCAGTGCCCGCCTCGCCGTGGGTAATTCCGTTGATCACAGTTGTGCTAATCGGTGGGATCCCCGGCGTAATTGGCGCGGTGATCGCCTGGGGGATTCGCCGGTACACCTTGATTCCGCCGTGGGCGCTTGCCGGAGGCATGCTCACGTTCATGGGCTTATGGCTGGCTCGTGCGCCGTGGCCTACGGCGGACTACGCGGGAAATTCCGTCGCTATGGTCGTCGCTGGCTGCGCAGCGCTGGTGTGTCTAGCCCCGCCGACACGTTGGATCCAGCGCGCGCCGGGACGCTCGACAAGTTCGTAG
- a CDS encoding acyltransferase family protein: protein MTGGYKVNRSTYLGELEGLRAVAALGIVVTHVAFQTATDSALFARFDYFVAVFFALSAFLLARGGHRKLYPYIIKRTARIAPAYLACVGIVLVALPEAGSVSLGQAAANLAMLQIYVPDGLIAGLTQLWSLCVEVAFYLVLPLYLALGRKGRLVALVAGIIVGFAWPWLPFVRDSIEIFNVNLQIWPMSYASWFAVGLVCAELEGRVSPLVQRVLRARWVYWIAALTVAWLAGQEYVGPLGLEHPSPLEFNIRILLGAVFCALIVVPYALAPSQGVLGGEVMRTLGTWSYSIFLWHVAVLTVVFPLLGIPMFSGYFFAVLAATVVLSIAVSYISYELVERPGARWIQRVGGARHTSAAQPATTIATEFPA, encoded by the coding sequence ATGACAGGTGGGTACAAAGTCAATCGCAGCACATACCTCGGCGAGCTTGAAGGCCTGCGCGCAGTCGCAGCTTTGGGCATCGTCGTCACGCATGTGGCTTTTCAAACCGCCACGGATTCTGCTCTGTTCGCACGCTTTGATTACTTTGTTGCTGTATTTTTTGCGCTGAGCGCGTTTTTGCTAGCGCGTGGTGGTCATCGGAAACTTTACCCTTACATTATCAAGCGAACGGCGCGTATCGCGCCCGCTTACTTAGCATGCGTGGGCATCGTACTGGTGGCACTGCCCGAAGCTGGGTCGGTTTCGCTCGGCCAGGCCGCAGCTAACCTCGCAATGCTGCAGATCTATGTTCCCGATGGGCTCATTGCTGGATTGACGCAGCTGTGGTCGCTGTGCGTCGAGGTTGCCTTCTACCTAGTGCTGCCTTTGTACCTAGCCCTTGGCAGAAAGGGGCGTCTGGTCGCGCTCGTGGCGGGCATCATCGTCGGTTTTGCTTGGCCGTGGCTGCCCTTTGTGCGGGACTCCATCGAAATATTCAACGTTAACCTACAAATCTGGCCCATGTCCTACGCCTCGTGGTTCGCAGTGGGGCTTGTATGCGCGGAACTCGAGGGGCGCGTATCACCTCTAGTGCAACGGGTCCTCCGCGCCCGGTGGGTCTATTGGATAGCTGCGCTTACGGTCGCATGGCTCGCAGGGCAGGAGTACGTTGGTCCCCTCGGATTGGAGCATCCTTCACCGCTGGAATTTAACATCCGCATCTTGTTGGGCGCCGTTTTTTGTGCGCTGATCGTAGTGCCGTACGCATTAGCACCGAGCCAAGGTGTCCTCGGCGGAGAGGTCATGCGGACTCTAGGCACGTGGTCGTATTCCATCTTCCTGTGGCACGTAGCGGTGTTGACAGTGGTGTTCCCGCTGCTTGGGATTCCAATGTTTAGCGGATACTTCTTCGCTGTTTTGGCAGCGACGGTGGTGCTAAGCATCGCCGTTTCCTACATTTCCTACGAACTTGTCGAGCGTCCCGGCGCGCGCTGGATCCAACGTGTCGGCGGGGCTAGACACACCAGCGCTGCGCAGCCAGCGACGACCATAGCGACGGAATTTCCCGCGTAG
- a CDS encoding porin PorA family protein, translating into MTQPTCDITPGIDLGKNRRAMITAAIVALVAILVGNLLPPVIIFGMKMIPQGKEYHTTMVAQEAIILDPTATVPAGNGGAPTPEPHCLIPEEITASCYQATGPSTSKRTTTTSTADKFMETNVDSLVQVSVKGVPVAEMADHQRLNRDSAYPVADPVAKKTVSVPALGTGVRVAPHVQEGLQPFFPFAPERRSYLYSDQLISVPVSLDYVGTKDVEGIRTYEYSAETDPTNLFTAIATATMENPNQEELAAIAERSVPELFQMMLDVDAATAERFNEFTKGPAQRYYSEEEMQYFGYLPDQQLTMVPFYHVKRSFFVEPKTGTVLDQSNYVHIYFAPSDLDAKTLADENMRNINRVMFEADYRFDETTKASQLDLARPKMLELRALQVFAWIAGVVAFIAIAVFVALLICRRRAIAKAEA; encoded by the coding sequence ATGACTCAGCCGACCTGCGACATCACACCCGGCATAGACCTAGGGAAGAATCGGCGCGCAATGATCACCGCAGCAATCGTGGCCCTCGTCGCGATTCTTGTTGGCAATCTGTTGCCACCAGTGATCATCTTTGGCATGAAGATGATCCCGCAGGGCAAGGAATACCACACGACGATGGTCGCACAAGAAGCCATCATTCTAGATCCCACCGCGACCGTCCCCGCTGGAAACGGTGGTGCCCCCACGCCCGAGCCACATTGTCTGATTCCGGAAGAGATCACCGCCAGCTGTTACCAGGCGACAGGGCCTTCGACGTCAAAGCGCACGACGACGACATCAACTGCGGATAAGTTCATGGAGACAAACGTGGACTCGCTAGTACAGGTTTCCGTGAAGGGCGTTCCCGTTGCGGAGATGGCCGATCACCAGCGTCTGAACCGCGACTCTGCCTACCCTGTGGCAGACCCTGTGGCGAAAAAGACCGTCTCGGTTCCCGCTTTGGGCACCGGCGTGCGCGTTGCCCCGCACGTGCAGGAGGGATTGCAGCCTTTCTTCCCCTTTGCGCCAGAACGTCGCTCCTACCTGTACTCCGACCAGCTGATCTCTGTTCCAGTATCGCTGGATTATGTTGGCACCAAGGATGTCGAAGGAATCCGTACCTACGAGTACTCCGCCGAGACTGACCCGACGAATTTATTCACCGCCATCGCAACAGCGACGATGGAAAACCCCAACCAGGAAGAACTCGCGGCCATCGCCGAGCGCTCGGTCCCAGAACTGTTCCAAATGATGCTTGACGTAGATGCCGCTACTGCAGAACGCTTCAACGAGTTCACCAAGGGCCCGGCACAGCGCTACTACTCGGAGGAGGAGATGCAGTACTTCGGCTACCTCCCCGACCAGCAGCTAACGATGGTGCCTTTCTACCACGTCAAACGGTCGTTCTTCGTCGAACCGAAAACCGGAACAGTCCTGGACCAGTCGAACTACGTTCACATCTACTTTGCCCCGAGCGATCTCGATGCCAAGACGCTTGCCGACGAAAACATGCGCAACATCAACCGGGTCATGTTTGAGGCCGATTACCGTTTCGATGAGACCACCAAGGCATCACAGCTGGATCTTGCTCGGCCGAAAATGCTCGAACTGCGCGCTCTCCAGGTGTTCGCCTGGATCGCCGGAGTTGTCGCCTTCATCGCTATTGCCGTTTTCGTCGCCCTTTTGATCTGTAGGCGCCGGGCGATTGCCAAAGCAGAGGCTTAA
- a CDS encoding glycosyltransferase family 4 protein, producing MKILLMCWRDLTHPQGGGSERYLERVGEYLAAQGHQIIYRTASHTDAPRTSVRNGIKYERVGGKFTVYPWGLFAVLRHRPDIVIDTQNGIPFFAKLVTKKPVILLTHHCHREQWPVAGPVLARLGWWLESVLAPRVYRGSQYVTVSEASADDLIVLGVNEAEIQIIENGVDPLPEKTPLLVDDGLIHLVTLSRLVPHKHIEDAMDTVASLDGVVLDVIGSGWWEDQLRAYAAPLGDKVVFHGQVTEDYKHALLQRADIHLMPSAKEGWGLAVIEAAQHGVPSIGYRTAGGLCDSIRDGETGVLVDTRGQLVHATRELIEDPERRRILGENARKWATQFSWEKTGARFAELIDDVVARQKMHDQ from the coding sequence ATGAAGATCCTTCTGATGTGCTGGCGCGATCTGACCCACCCTCAAGGCGGTGGCTCGGAACGCTATTTGGAGCGTGTTGGCGAATATCTTGCTGCCCAAGGCCACCAAATTATCTACCGCACCGCCAGTCATACCGATGCGCCCCGTACCAGCGTGCGCAACGGCATCAAATACGAGCGCGTTGGCGGAAAGTTCACTGTGTACCCCTGGGGTCTTTTCGCCGTCCTCCGCCATCGTCCGGACATCGTGATTGACACTCAAAACGGCATTCCATTCTTTGCCAAGCTTGTGACCAAGAAGCCGGTTATTTTGCTCACCCACCATTGCCACCGTGAGCAATGGCCGGTCGCAGGCCCCGTCCTAGCGCGTCTGGGCTGGTGGCTGGAATCCGTTCTGGCCCCGCGGGTCTACCGCGGATCGCAGTACGTCACAGTTTCGGAGGCATCGGCGGACGACTTGATTGTACTCGGCGTTAACGAGGCCGAGATCCAGATCATCGAAAACGGCGTGGACCCACTGCCCGAAAAAACGCCCTTGCTTGTCGACGACGGCCTGATCCATCTGGTCACCCTCTCGCGTCTAGTGCCGCATAAGCACATCGAAGATGCGATGGACACAGTCGCCTCGCTCGATGGTGTCGTCCTCGATGTCATCGGCTCGGGCTGGTGGGAGGATCAGTTGCGCGCCTACGCCGCGCCACTCGGAGACAAGGTGGTTTTTCACGGCCAAGTCACCGAGGATTACAAGCACGCTTTGCTGCAACGAGCCGACATTCACCTCATGCCAAGTGCTAAGGAGGGCTGGGGATTGGCAGTGATCGAGGCTGCTCAGCACGGTGTTCCGTCGATCGGTTATCGCACCGCAGGCGGCCTGTGCGATTCCATCCGCGACGGTGAAACCGGAGTGCTCGTCGACACGCGGGGGCAGTTAGTGCATGCCACCCGAGAGCTCATCGAGGACCCAGAGAGGCGGCGCATCTTAGGCGAGAATGCACGGAAGTGGGCCACGCAGTTTTCCTGGGAGAAAACAGGTGCACGGTTTGCAGAGCTTATCGACGACGTCGTGGCCCGTCAGAAGATGCACGACCAATAA
- a CDS encoding class I SAM-dependent methyltransferase, whose translation MLPWNIVNLPTTRRLATFARSIGLLRSFPLEQTLPDEFYGGLALDTARLLDAITTDVGGPALAGARVLDVGGGPGYFANEFDSRGAWYIGVEPDAGEMAAAGLSGFGAVRGDGAHLPFPDDTFDIVYSSNVVEHTPTPWEMGQDMIRVARPGGIVVICYTVWLGPFGGHETGLWQHYVGGEFARDRYTKKHGRPPKNVYGESLFDVSCTDGLRWATAAHDAELVAAFPRYHPSWAWWIVRIPVLREFLTSNLVLVLRKSA comes from the coding sequence ATGCTACCTTGGAACATTGTGAACCTTCCCACCACCCGACGCCTAGCAACCTTTGCCCGATCCATTGGGTTGCTTCGCTCGTTTCCACTCGAGCAGACTCTTCCCGACGAGTTTTATGGTGGTTTAGCGTTGGACACCGCGCGATTACTAGACGCCATCACCACTGATGTCGGCGGCCCAGCTCTTGCTGGCGCGCGCGTGCTCGATGTCGGAGGGGGCCCGGGCTATTTTGCCAACGAGTTCGATTCGCGTGGCGCGTGGTACATCGGAGTTGAGCCCGATGCTGGCGAGATGGCGGCCGCTGGATTAAGTGGTTTTGGCGCAGTTCGAGGAGATGGCGCACACCTGCCTTTTCCCGATGACACGTTCGACATCGTGTACTCCTCCAACGTTGTCGAACACACACCCACTCCCTGGGAAATGGGCCAAGACATGATTCGCGTGGCACGCCCGGGCGGAATCGTGGTAATTTGCTATACCGTATGGCTCGGGCCTTTCGGGGGGCACGAAACGGGGCTGTGGCAGCACTACGTTGGCGGGGAATTCGCCCGCGACCGGTACACGAAGAAGCACGGGCGCCCGCCGAAGAATGTCTACGGGGAGAGCCTTTTTGATGTGTCGTGTACCGACGGGTTGCGCTGGGCAACTGCAGCACACGACGCTGAACTCGTCGCTGCATTTCCTCGCTATCATCCGTCGTGGGCGTGGTGGATTGTAAGGATTCCGGTGCTGCGGGAGTTTCTTACGTCGAACCTCGTTCTGGTTCTCCGGAAATCTGCCTGA
- a CDS encoding phosphoenolpyruvate carboxykinase (GTP) — translation MTTAIKGLVGEAPTRNEQLITWINEAVELFQPKDVVFVDGSQEEWDHMAAELVEKGTLIKLNEEKRPNSFLARSNPSDVARVESRTFISTEKEEDAGPTNNWMAPESLKAEMREHYNGSMKGRTMYVVPFCMGPISDPDPKLGVQLTDSAYVVMSMRIMTRMGQEALDKIGDDGYFVPCLHSVGAPLEEGQEDVEWPCNDTKYISQFPETKEIWSYGSGYGGNAILAKKCYALRIASVMAKEEGWMAEHMLILKLTSPEGKAYHVAGAFPSACGKTNLAMITPTIDGWSAEVVGDDIAWLHLREDGLYAVNPENGFFGVAPGTNYASNPIAMRTMEPGNTLFTNVALTDDGDVWWEGMDGDAPAHLIDWQGNDWTPDSAANAAHPNSRYCVGIAQCPTAAPEYDDWKGVKLDAILFGGRRPDTVPLVTQSHDWQHGTLIGAMLASGQTAASVEAKVGSLRHDPMAMLPFIGYNVGDYMQNWLDMGEKGGDLLPAIFLVNWFRRGEDGRFLWPGFGDNSRVLKWIVDRIEGKVEANETVVGYTARAEDLDMTGLDETPMADVEEALFPDPELWKNEVAEAETYLKSLGDRVPAAIFEELEKLRARVEAAVK, via the coding sequence ATGACCACCGCAATTAAAGGCCTGGTTGGTGAGGCACCAACCCGCAATGAACAGCTCATCACATGGATTAACGAAGCTGTTGAACTTTTCCAGCCGAAAGATGTGGTCTTTGTCGACGGGTCCCAAGAAGAATGGGACCATATGGCAGCAGAGCTCGTTGAGAAGGGCACGCTGATCAAGCTGAACGAGGAGAAGCGACCAAACAGCTTCTTGGCTCGCTCGAACCCTTCCGACGTAGCTCGTGTTGAGTCCCGTACCTTCATCTCCACTGAGAAGGAAGAGGACGCTGGCCCAACCAACAACTGGATGGCGCCGGAATCCCTGAAGGCAGAGATGCGCGAGCACTACAACGGCTCCATGAAGGGACGCACGATGTACGTCGTGCCGTTCTGCATGGGCCCTATCAGTGATCCAGACCCCAAGCTCGGTGTCCAGCTGACTGACTCAGCCTACGTTGTTATGTCGATGCGCATCATGACCCGCATGGGCCAGGAAGCACTGGACAAGATTGGCGACGATGGTTACTTCGTCCCTTGCCTCCACTCCGTGGGTGCACCTCTGGAAGAGGGCCAGGAAGATGTCGAATGGCCATGCAACGACACCAAGTACATCTCCCAGTTCCCTGAGACCAAGGAAATTTGGTCCTACGGTTCCGGCTACGGTGGCAACGCGATCTTGGCCAAGAAGTGCTACGCATTGCGTATCGCTTCCGTCATGGCAAAGGAAGAGGGCTGGATGGCGGAGCACATGCTCATCCTGAAGCTCACCAGCCCAGAAGGTAAGGCGTACCACGTTGCAGGCGCATTCCCATCCGCGTGTGGCAAGACCAACCTTGCAATGATTACTCCGACCATTGACGGCTGGTCCGCAGAGGTCGTCGGCGATGACATCGCTTGGCTGCACCTGCGCGAAGACGGACTCTACGCAGTGAACCCAGAGAACGGTTTCTTCGGCGTTGCGCCAGGCACCAACTACGCATCCAACCCAATCGCGATGCGCACCATGGAGCCAGGTAACACGCTATTCACCAACGTTGCGCTTACCGACGACGGCGATGTCTGGTGGGAGGGCATGGACGGAGACGCTCCTGCTCACCTAATCGATTGGCAGGGCAATGACTGGACTCCGGACTCCGCGGCAAACGCTGCGCACCCGAACTCCCGTTACTGCGTAGGCATTGCACAGTGCCCAACTGCGGCACCGGAGTACGACGACTGGAAGGGTGTCAAGCTTGACGCGATCCTCTTCGGTGGTCGCCGTCCGGACACTGTCCCACTGGTAACACAGTCCCACGACTGGCAGCACGGCACCCTGATCGGCGCGATGCTCGCATCCGGCCAGACTGCTGCTTCCGTCGAGGCAAAGGTTGGTTCCCTGCGACACGACCCAATGGCGATGCTGCCATTCATCGGCTACAACGTGGGCGACTACATGCAGAACTGGCTCGACATGGGCGAGAAGGGCGGAGACCTGCTGCCGGCCATCTTCTTGGTCAACTGGTTCCGTCGCGGTGAAGATGGTCGCTTCCTGTGGCCTGGCTTCGGCGATAACTCCCGAGTTCTGAAGTGGATCGTTGATCGTATCGAAGGCAAGGTTGAGGCAAACGAAACTGTTGTCGGCTACACCGCTCGCGCTGAGGATCTAGACATGACTGGCCTGGACGAAACTCCAATGGCGGATGTTGAAGAGGCGCTGTTCCCAGACCCAGAGCTGTGGAAGAACGAAGTTGCAGAGGCTGAAACCTACCTCAAGAGCTTGGGTGATCGCGTCCCAGCTGCTATCTTTGAGGAACTGGAGAAGCTGCGTGCGCGCGTTGAGGCTGCTGTGAAGTAA
- the trmB gene encoding tRNA (guanosine(46)-N7)-methyltransferase TrmB, producing MQTEFNDGLDYPRLGAVSFRRGTLTENQEKLFDDHWPRLGTMLNDELLNLDEWFGRAGHPTIVEIGSGTGTSTAAMAPLEADHNIIAVELYKPGLAKLLGAVVRDDIENVRMIRGDGIEVLARMFAPESLDGIRVFFPDPWPKARHNKRRIIQSGPLNLFASRLKPGGVLHVATDHADYASWIDELVEVEPQLEYMGWPWESCPILTDRQVITKFEGKGLDKDHVIKEYLWRKRKSE from the coding sequence ATGCAGACCGAATTCAACGACGGCCTCGACTACCCGCGCCTGGGAGCCGTGAGCTTCCGCCGCGGCACGCTCACCGAAAATCAGGAAAAGCTTTTCGACGACCACTGGCCACGCCTAGGCACCATGCTTAACGACGAGCTCCTCAACCTCGACGAATGGTTCGGCAGGGCTGGGCACCCAACCATCGTCGAAATCGGCTCGGGAACAGGCACGTCTACCGCTGCGATGGCGCCCCTAGAAGCCGACCACAACATCATCGCGGTCGAGCTTTACAAGCCGGGCCTAGCCAAACTCCTCGGCGCAGTTGTTCGCGATGACATTGAAAACGTGCGCATGATTCGTGGGGACGGCATCGAGGTGCTCGCCCGCATGTTTGCCCCTGAATCCCTGGACGGCATACGTGTGTTCTTCCCAGACCCATGGCCAAAGGCACGCCACAACAAGCGCCGGATCATTCAGTCCGGCCCGCTCAATCTCTTTGCCTCTCGCTTGAAGCCCGGTGGCGTTTTGCATGTCGCTACCGATCACGCTGACTACGCTAGCTGGATAGACGAACTAGTCGAAGTAGAACCACAATTGGAATACATGGGATGGCCATGGGAATCCTGCCCCATCCTCACCGACCGACAGGTAATCACCAAGTTCGAAGGCAAGGGCTTGGACAAAGATCACGTGATCAAGGAATACCTGTGGCGGAAACGCAAAAGCGAGTAA
- a CDS encoding NYN domain-containing protein, translating into MTDLHEITHPYTPGAEHGPDSLLLVWDAPNLDMGLGAILGGRPTAAYRPRFDAVGRWLIDRAQKLSDTAGQKIEPEATVFTNVTPGGADVVRPWVEALRNVGFAVFAKPKSDEDSDVDPDMIAHIRRRWDEGVLKGVVVASADGQNFQAILEELVTSGIPGTVIGFHEHASWAVASESIDFVDLEDIPGVFREPLPRINLDHLPEEGAWLQPFRPLTALLHNTRQQ; encoded by the coding sequence ATGACTGATTTGCACGAAATCACCCACCCTTACACCCCAGGCGCCGAACACGGCCCAGACTCTTTGTTGCTGGTGTGGGACGCCCCCAACCTGGACATGGGACTTGGGGCGATCCTCGGTGGTCGTCCTACCGCCGCGTACCGACCTCGCTTTGACGCTGTAGGCCGCTGGCTCATTGACCGAGCTCAAAAGTTAAGCGACACCGCCGGTCAAAAGATCGAGCCAGAGGCAACCGTCTTCACCAACGTCACCCCCGGTGGCGCCGATGTAGTCCGCCCTTGGGTAGAGGCGCTGCGCAATGTCGGCTTCGCCGTTTTCGCCAAGCCAAAATCTGACGAGGACTCCGACGTCGATCCCGACATGATCGCGCACATCCGTCGTCGCTGGGACGAAGGAGTGCTCAAGGGCGTCGTCGTCGCATCTGCTGACGGGCAGAATTTCCAGGCGATCCTTGAGGAACTTGTTACTTCCGGAATCCCTGGAACAGTCATAGGATTTCACGAACACGCCAGTTGGGCTGTAGCTTCCGAGTCAATCGACTTCGTAGACTTAGAGGACATCCCGGGTGTTTTCCGCGAACCATTGCCGCGCATCAACCTGGATCACCTGCCGGAAGAGGGCGCATGGCTCCAGCCATTTCGTCCGCTTACGGCTCTGCTACACAACACGCGCCAGCAATAA